The stretch of DNA ATGTCGGCCCGGCTCCACGCAGCTTCTTCATGCCCGCGTGCGGCGGCGAGGTTAAACCACTTGTGCGCTTCGACAAGATCGGACGGCGCGCCGCTGCTGGCCGTCGAATAGGCGACCCCGAGATCGAACAGCGCCGCTACATCGCCCTGCGATGCCGCCGCCAGCCGCTCGGCCAGGGCAAGGTCGTGGTCGGCCGCTTCGGCCGGTCGGCAATCGGTCCCCTTAATCGGTGCGAGTTTCATTCTTCACTCCCCGTTCTTCGCGAAACCGACCCCCTTGCGGCTCGCTCGGCTTCAGAAGTCAGGGATCGTGGTCAATAATTGGTTAACGGACCCACGTTTTTGTTATTCTCGCCGGATGTGGTGCTTGCGCCTCGGCGATGCCCGGCAGCCCGGACGCGATTCGGCTTGTGCCTCAAACAGGGCTTCCCTATAGGCGCGGCGAGGCTTCGGCTGTCCGGAAGGCGTGGCATCGCAACTGTGCCGGCGTCGCCGATCCGGGGCGGCACTGCAGGAACTCGCGGGGACAAGAGCAGCACATGGGATCGCCTACGTCGGACGACATCGACATTCTCGAAAAGGCCAAGCGTATGCTCGAGCCGGATTACGTCCCGAGCGAAGACGAAGAATACATGAACGAGCGGCACCAGGCCTATTTCCGGATGTTGCTGATCGAATGGAAGCGATCGATTCACAGCGCCGCCGGCCAGACCCTGCAATCCCTCCAGGACGGCCCGATCCGCGAAGCCGACCTGAATGACCGCGCCTCGAGCGAGACCGACTGGGGAATCGAGCTGCGCACCCGCGATCGCCAGCGCAAGCTGATCGCCAAGATCGATGCCGCGCTG from Erythrobacter sp. encodes:
- the dksA gene encoding RNA polymerase-binding protein DksA, producing the protein MGSPTSDDIDILEKAKRMLEPDYVPSEDEEYMNERHQAYFRMLLIEWKRSIHSAAGQTLQSLQDGPIREADLNDRASSETDWGIELRTRDRQRKLIAKIDAALRRLDEGEYGYCEVTGDPIGLKRLIARPVATMTVEAQEAHERREKVSRDD